In the Pseudomonas sp. ADAK2 genome, one interval contains:
- a CDS encoding LysR substrate-binding domain-containing protein, which yields MNTLGKSLPPLASLLPFEAAARLESFSKAADELHITQAAISRQIRGLEDNLGLKLFCRRNRAVFLTEEGRELGRVVSSALQSIRDSAVTLRESPRKNRVVLLCQLCEAFYWLMPRLSTFHQQYPDIEIQVATSTRPLTEFNEHFDVALQSTGRASGLHVLAFTAADEVFPVCSPHYLTARQSLAISDLRNHTLLHHRATPPHLMEWDSWLLAFGQTSDGFTNGAVFDSYPLMLQAAVEGHGIAMGWQRTAGKLIESGALVRPCTESVPLPQAISVYRQQGGEDRLEVRALIGWLEEELLSER from the coding sequence ATGAATACCCTTGGGAAGTCATTGCCGCCACTCGCCAGTTTGCTGCCGTTTGAAGCAGCGGCCCGACTGGAAAGTTTTTCAAAAGCCGCCGATGAGTTACACATCACGCAAGCGGCGATCAGCCGCCAGATCCGCGGGCTTGAAGATAATTTGGGGCTGAAGCTCTTTTGCCGACGCAATCGCGCGGTGTTCCTGACGGAGGAGGGGCGTGAGCTCGGGCGCGTGGTCAGCAGCGCGTTGCAAAGTATCCGCGACAGTGCAGTAACCCTGCGTGAATCACCGCGCAAAAACCGCGTCGTTTTACTCTGTCAGTTGTGCGAAGCGTTCTATTGGCTGATGCCGCGCCTGTCGACGTTCCACCAGCAATACCCGGATATCGAGATCCAGGTCGCGACCTCCACCCGACCGCTGACTGAATTCAACGAGCACTTCGACGTCGCCTTGCAAAGCACCGGGCGCGCCAGCGGCTTGCATGTGCTGGCGTTCACTGCCGCCGATGAAGTGTTTCCCGTGTGCAGTCCCCATTACCTGACGGCCCGCCAATCACTGGCCATCAGCGATCTGCGCAACCACACGCTGTTACACCATCGCGCCACGCCACCTCACTTGATGGAATGGGATAGCTGGCTGCTGGCGTTTGGGCAGACGTCGGATGGTTTCACCAACGGTGCCGTGTTCGACAGTTACCCCTTGATGCTGCAAGCCGCCGTCGAGGGGCATGGCATTGCCATGGGTTGGCAGCGAACCGCCGGCAAGCTGATTGAAAGCGGGGCGCTGGTGCGACCTTGCACCGAAAGCGTGCCTTTACCGCAGGCGATTTCCGTGTACAGGCAACAGGGCGGGGAGGATCGGCTCGAGGTGCGGGCGCTGATTGGCTGGCTGGAAGAAGAATTGCTCAGTGAACGCTGA
- a CDS encoding diguanylate cyclase domain-containing protein yields the protein MPKHHHAPLDFTRIGHSIVTRLLLLALCMVIFGAVVRYYVLTNFLREDLSAVVEGQQLTLATYVARDIDSKIVRRQRLLEQLAAAIPADLLAQPERLQGWLKEHYDYQTMFTGGLFVVNTQGRSLANYPDTAYVEHDDVQASLSGRSFISQPRVSAATKTPILPMSVPIKNTVGDVQGVLVGVTALGASGLLDSLLLSRTSDASGDFQLVFPDSQLSVDSSRLDVELKPTSPAGVNELHDRAMAGFRGAGLTHNANGVEEVAAIAAVPSAGWFIVARLPTSEAFATVTRTQHFLIKGAFLSILFFATFASTGLYFVFRHLFRAATQADRMTRDEMPHAPLPVVRNDEVGHLISAFNRLLVKLNDKQDELKKIAHHDTLTGLSNRHHLSGQLRQVLALAQRKETQVGLLFMDLDGFKHINDSLGHEAGDEVLRQVARRFSSVVRASDTLARIGGDEFVVLLSDLGADAEEALSSVATQCIDALRAPFFISGTVCIVGVSIGIALGDGQSSADTLLLAADRVMYQAKKTGRGRYVTYKL from the coding sequence ATGCCAAAACATCATCATGCACCGCTTGATTTCACCCGAATCGGTCACAGCATTGTCACGCGACTGCTGTTACTGGCGCTGTGCATGGTCATTTTTGGCGCCGTGGTGCGCTATTACGTGTTAACCAACTTCCTGCGTGAAGATCTGAGTGCCGTGGTGGAAGGTCAGCAATTGACGCTGGCCACGTATGTCGCCCGCGATATCGATAGCAAGATTGTCCGGCGCCAGCGCTTGCTGGAGCAGCTGGCCGCCGCCATCCCCGCCGATTTGCTGGCGCAACCCGAACGGTTGCAAGGGTGGTTGAAAGAGCATTACGACTACCAAACGATGTTCACCGGCGGATTGTTTGTTGTGAACACGCAGGGACGTTCACTCGCGAACTACCCCGATACCGCTTACGTAGAACATGACGACGTTCAAGCAAGTTTGAGCGGGCGTTCATTTATCAGCCAGCCGCGGGTGAGTGCTGCAACCAAAACGCCCATATTGCCCATGTCGGTGCCCATCAAGAATACCGTCGGTGACGTCCAGGGCGTGCTGGTGGGCGTCACTGCACTTGGCGCTTCCGGGCTTCTGGACTCGCTGCTGCTGAGTCGCACGAGTGATGCCTCCGGTGATTTCCAGCTGGTGTTCCCCGACAGCCAACTGTCCGTGGACTCCTCGCGACTGGATGTGGAACTCAAGCCAACGTCGCCTGCCGGCGTCAACGAACTGCATGATCGAGCGATGGCAGGGTTTCGCGGGGCAGGACTCACGCACAATGCCAACGGCGTCGAGGAAGTTGCCGCAATCGCGGCGGTCCCCAGTGCCGGCTGGTTCATCGTTGCTCGTCTGCCGACCAGCGAGGCGTTTGCCACGGTGACGCGAACCCAGCACTTTTTGATCAAGGGCGCGTTTTTATCGATTTTGTTCTTCGCCACGTTCGCCTCCACTGGCTTGTATTTTGTCTTTCGCCATCTGTTTCGTGCCGCCACGCAGGCTGACCGCATGACACGCGATGAAATGCCCCACGCGCCGTTGCCGGTTGTGCGTAACGATGAAGTCGGGCATTTGATCTCGGCGTTCAATCGCTTGCTGGTCAAACTCAACGACAAGCAGGACGAACTCAAAAAGATTGCCCATCACGACACGCTGACGGGCTTGTCCAACCGGCATCATCTCTCGGGCCAGCTTCGGCAAGTGCTGGCCCTGGCGCAACGTAAAGAGACCCAGGTCGGTTTGCTGTTCATGGACCTCGATGGGTTCAAACACATCAACGACTCCCTGGGCCACGAGGCCGGTGATGAGGTGCTGCGTCAGGTGGCGCGGCGGTTTTCCAGTGTCGTGCGGGCCAGCGATACCCTCGCGCGCATCGGCGGTGACGAGTTTGTCGTACTGCTCAGCGACCTGGGGGCCGATGCCGAAGAGGCTTTGAGCAGTGTGGCGACGCAATGCATCGACGCCTTGCGAGCGCCGTTTTTCATCTCCGGCACGGTATGCATCGTCGGGGTGTCGATCGGCATTGCCTTGGGCGACGGGCAAAGCTCCGCCGATACCTTGCTGCTGGCCGCCGACCGCGTGATGTACCAAGCGAAGAAAACCGGGCGTGGGCGGTATGTGACTTACAAGCTTTAG
- a CDS encoding DMT family transporter, whose product MTSAHANIFIGVTLAVVATLSWALNFIAPNVTGAYSIFDLLIVRFLIAGALGAGLVVLCRAQLRFLRRDQQFTAAGLGLIGYLGYSSCIAAGVIFGGPVLTPAFIGIVPVLLALLGNATKKTIEWRRLSLPLAFLTGGLLLSNLSSLHQPAADHGSWLLGLVFSISAVALWLAFSVLNQRALEKLPASVTGIWTGLMMAGASIGTLCLLPVVQTLGLLKLPSLGFSVSVAGHLYVWALVIAVMSSFAGAWAWNAASRRLPMVLSGQLIALESLFASVLGLLFQGRLPTLLEASSLAAVLVGVVVAVHIILVPRWGMMAKIVEDDG is encoded by the coding sequence ATGACCTCTGCTCATGCAAACATCTTCATCGGCGTGACCCTGGCCGTGGTTGCAACCCTGAGCTGGGCGCTGAATTTCATAGCGCCCAACGTCACCGGCGCCTACAGCATCTTCGATTTGTTGATCGTTCGGTTTCTGATCGCCGGTGCGCTGGGTGCCGGCCTGGTGGTGCTCTGTCGCGCCCAACTGCGGTTCTTACGTCGCGACCAGCAATTTACTGCCGCAGGCCTGGGGTTGATTGGCTACCTGGGCTACAGCAGTTGTATTGCGGCCGGCGTGATTTTTGGCGGCCCGGTGCTGACACCGGCGTTTATCGGCATCGTGCCGGTGCTCCTGGCACTGCTCGGCAACGCCACGAAAAAAACCATTGAATGGCGCCGATTGTCCCTGCCGCTGGCTTTTTTGACCGGTGGGCTGTTGCTGTCAAACCTCAGCAGCCTCCATCAACCCGCCGCAGACCATGGCTCGTGGCTGCTGGGGCTGGTTTTTTCAATCAGCGCCGTGGCGTTGTGGCTGGCCTTCAGCGTGCTGAACCAAAGGGCCCTGGAAAAACTCCCGGCCAGCGTAACCGGGATCTGGACAGGCCTGATGATGGCGGGCGCCAGCATAGGTACTTTGTGCCTGTTGCCGGTGGTGCAGACACTGGGCTTGCTCAAGCTGCCGAGCCTGGGCTTCAGCGTTTCCGTGGCCGGCCACTTGTACGTCTGGGCCCTGGTGATCGCGGTGATGTCTTCGTTCGCCGGCGCCTGGGCGTGGAATGCCGCGTCCCGGCGCCTGCCCATGGTGTTGTCCGGGCAACTGATCGCGCTGGAATCGCTCTTCGCCAGCGTGCTGGGCTTGTTGTTTCAGGGCCGGTTGCCGACGCTTTTGGAGGCCTCTAGCCTTGCTGCCGTTCTGGTTGGCGTGGTGGTGGCGGTTCATATCATTCTGGTTCCACGCTGGGGCATGATGGCGAAAATCGTCGAGGATGACGGATGA